A genomic segment from Pseudomonas sp. M30-35 encodes:
- a CDS encoding DUF2160 domain-containing protein has product MEWMAWTLPTALFFCGIGLLLVGMTVWELRSPCVERRGFLPITTSRGDRLFIGLLGSAYLHLMVIGVTDWSVWIASALSVVWLVAVMRWG; this is encoded by the coding sequence ATGGAGTGGATGGCTTGGACATTACCGACAGCCCTGTTTTTCTGCGGTATCGGTCTGCTGCTGGTCGGTATGACGGTCTGGGAGTTGCGTTCGCCCTGCGTTGAGCGGCGCGGTTTTTTACCGATTACCACCAGCCGTGGCGATCGTTTGTTTATAGGCCTTTTAGGCAGCGCATACCTGCATCTGATGGTGATAGGTGTGACTGACTGGAGTGTCTGGATAGCTTCGGCGCTGTCCGTTGTGTGGTTGGTTGCAGTGATGCGTTGGGGCTAA
- a CDS encoding carbohydrate ABC transporter permease — protein sequence MIRKRVVLGLYILFLLVPIYWLVNMSFKSNTEILGSLTLWPNSFTLENYKVIFTDPSWYQAYLNSLYYVSLNTVISLAVALPAAYAFSRYRFLGDKHLFFWLLTNRMAPPAVFLLPFFQLYSSIGLFDTHIAVALAHCLFNVPLAVWILEGFMSGVPKEIDETAYIDGYSFPKFFVKIFIPLIGSGIGVTAFFCFMFSWVELLLARTLTSVDAKPIVAVMTRTVSASGIDWGVLAAAGVLTILPGMLVIWFVRNHVAKGFALGRV from the coding sequence ATGATACGTAAACGTGTGGTTTTAGGGCTCTACATTCTGTTCTTGCTGGTGCCGATCTACTGGCTGGTGAACATGTCGTTCAAGAGCAATACCGAGATTCTTGGCAGCCTGACGCTCTGGCCCAACAGTTTTACGCTGGAAAACTACAAGGTGATCTTCACCGATCCGAGCTGGTATCAGGCTTACCTCAACTCACTGTATTACGTGAGCTTGAATACCGTGATCTCACTGGCAGTTGCGCTGCCGGCAGCCTATGCATTTTCCCGCTATCGTTTTCTGGGTGATAAACACCTGTTCTTCTGGCTGCTGACCAATCGCATGGCGCCGCCTGCGGTGTTTCTCTTGCCGTTTTTCCAGCTTTACTCATCGATTGGTTTGTTTGACACGCACATCGCTGTTGCCTTGGCGCACTGCCTGTTTAACGTGCCATTGGCGGTGTGGATCCTTGAGGGGTTTATGTCCGGCGTGCCCAAAGAGATTGATGAAACGGCTTATATCGACGGCTACAGTTTTCCCAAGTTCTTTGTGAAGATTTTTATTCCGTTGATTGGCTCCGGGATCGGGGTCACCGCATTTTTCTGTTTCATGTTTTCTTGGGTTGAGCTGTTGTTGGCGCGAACGCTGACATCGGTTGATGCCAAACCGATCGTTGCGGTGATGACGCGCACGGTTTCGGCCTCGGGTATCGACTGGGGCGTGCTCGCCGCAGCAGGTGTATTGACCATCTTGCCGGGCATGCTGGTGATCTGGTTCGTACGTAATCACGTCGCCAAAGGCTTTGCCTTGGGCCGGGTGTAA
- a CDS encoding sigma-54-dependent Fis family transcriptional regulator, translated as MAESARTLTHQAIVEDSWSRCRKFGLTHQTAPSFGSPVQGEISALLDRHQSLVVTTHQEVLPYYGNILTNSSCLIMLADSQGQVLQSWGDQRFLDAEHSRGFVTGASWQERQTGTNAIGTALSCAQAVHIQQDEHYLKANRFMTGSASPIFDEQRQVVAVLDVSSDSYLPPSHTLGMVKMMSQSVENRLILNLFKQHYFQLTFNTSLNNLESPWAGLVVFDESGQVISANRRADNLLGTSLALVNIESLFDVPLRQLLNQPSGQPFSLKAGGRFRFHAQVTRPEQPIAPKARDFRPQAKNAPSEPAEHSLRLDNLSLGDAKVDKAILQAQRLIEKDIPLLVHGETGVGKEVFVKALHQTSSRATQAFIAVNCAAIPSELVESELFGYEKGAFTGANQKGSSGLIRKADKGTLFLDEIGDMPARVQARLLRVLQERCVQPLGSSESYPVDIRLISATNRPLRNDVEQGLFRQDLYYRINGLSLELPPLRERSDKAALFKRLWQQHREPQQWTGLSNEVLEVFNAHPWPGNLRQLSSVIQVALVMADDLPIKIEHLPDDFLEEFHTYQSAVSDSTALAASTPNANHFNSSEVLDLNDQTDLSDKLLACAGNVSQLARRLGVSRNTLYKRLREQGLKV; from the coding sequence ATGGCTGAATCTGCCCGCACACTGACTCATCAAGCAATCGTTGAGGATTCTTGGTCACGCTGCCGTAAATTTGGCCTGACTCATCAAACCGCGCCCAGCTTTGGCTCACCTGTACAGGGTGAAATCAGCGCCCTGCTGGACCGCCACCAAAGCTTAGTGGTCACAACCCACCAGGAAGTCTTGCCCTATTACGGCAACATCCTGACCAACTCAAGCTGCTTGATAATGCTGGCAGACAGCCAAGGTCAGGTGTTGCAATCGTGGGGTGATCAACGCTTTCTCGACGCGGAGCACAGTCGCGGCTTTGTCACCGGGGCCAGTTGGCAGGAACGCCAAACAGGGACGAATGCGATCGGCACCGCCCTAAGCTGCGCACAAGCAGTGCATATTCAACAAGATGAGCATTACCTCAAGGCCAATCGGTTTATGACCGGTTCAGCCTCGCCTATTTTTGATGAGCAGCGCCAGGTGGTTGCGGTGCTTGATGTGTCCAGTGATAGTTACCTGCCGCCATCGCACACCCTTGGCATGGTCAAGATGATGAGTCAGTCAGTGGAAAACCGGCTGATTCTCAATCTATTCAAACAGCACTACTTCCAGCTTACGTTTAACACCAGTCTCAATAACCTTGAAAGCCCTTGGGCTGGACTTGTAGTGTTTGATGAAAGCGGTCAGGTGATATCGGCTAACCGTCGGGCAGACAATCTCCTTGGCACCAGCTTGGCACTGGTCAATATCGAATCCTTATTCGATGTGCCTCTGCGGCAACTGCTCAACCAACCCTCCGGACAGCCGTTTAGCTTGAAAGCTGGCGGGCGATTTCGTTTCCATGCACAGGTCACGCGCCCAGAACAGCCGATAGCGCCTAAAGCACGCGACTTTCGCCCACAGGCTAAAAACGCCCCATCAGAGCCTGCTGAACACAGCTTGAGGCTGGATAATTTGAGCTTGGGCGATGCCAAAGTCGACAAAGCCATCTTGCAAGCACAACGCTTGATAGAGAAAGACATTCCCTTGTTGGTTCATGGCGAAACCGGTGTCGGCAAAGAGGTCTTCGTCAAAGCCCTGCATCAAACCAGCAGCCGTGCAACACAAGCATTTATTGCGGTGAATTGCGCAGCAATTCCCAGCGAACTGGTTGAGTCAGAGCTATTTGGCTACGAGAAAGGTGCCTTCACCGGGGCCAACCAAAAAGGTAGCAGCGGGCTTATCCGCAAGGCAGACAAAGGAACGCTGTTTCTCGATGAAATTGGCGACATGCCTGCGCGGGTTCAGGCGCGCCTATTACGCGTACTGCAAGAGCGTTGCGTACAACCACTGGGCAGCAGCGAAAGCTATCCAGTTGATATCCGCCTGATTTCAGCGACGAACCGTCCTTTACGCAATGATGTTGAGCAAGGGTTGTTTCGCCAAGACCTTTATTACCGCATCAACGGACTTAGCCTTGAGTTACCACCACTACGTGAGCGTAGCGATAAAGCCGCCTTGTTCAAACGCCTGTGGCAGCAGCACCGAGAACCTCAGCAATGGACCGGTCTAAGTAACGAGGTGCTGGAAGTATTCAACGCTCACCCCTGGCCCGGCAACTTGCGCCAGCTCAGCAGTGTGATTCAGGTCGCGCTGGTAATGGCAGACGATCTGCCGATTAAAATTGAGCATCTGCCAGACGATTTCCTTGAAGAGTTTCACACTTATCAATCGGCAGTGAGCGACTCAACAGCGCTGGCTGCCAGCACACCGAACGCCAATCACTTCAACTCAAGCGAAGTGCTCGACCTCAATGACCAGACTGACCTCAGTGACAAACTGCTGGCCTGTGCTGGGAATGTTTCTCAGCTTGCTCGGCGCCTTGGTGTAAGCCGTAACACCCTATACAAACGCCTACGCGAGCAGGGCCTGAAAGTATAA
- a CDS encoding Arm DNA-binding domain-containing protein: MADGVEVRGNRVRVYFRYQSERCREPFPGDATPENIAQAERLVGMIKYEIKAGTFSYARHFPDSPKIKTNTLGHYIDLWLDIKRNEMAPSGFRTYKSKIETHIRPRWGNSQADSIDHLDLQTWVQQTLMPKLHNKTVREIVSILRQVFVIYRTRNRTAHDPSEGIVVRLPDPDEADPFDRDEIAKILSGDETKQQELNLAKFMIWAGPRVSEAMALAWDDVDLKAGTVKFRRSQVRGHYKVTKTRRSTREVQLLKPALEALQAQARFTAKRDPIKIEVTDRDNKTIKRQTVRFVFHKSTTNEAWTSSDVLIKTWWSKHLEDVGVRYRGPNNCRHTYASQMLSTGVVPLDWIADQMGHTSTAMIWRHYGKWINKDGPDMIGLLDRALQP, encoded by the coding sequence ATGGCCGATGGAGTTGAAGTGCGCGGTAACCGCGTGCGTGTGTATTTCCGTTATCAGAGCGAACGATGCCGGGAACCTTTCCCAGGTGACGCTACGCCTGAAAACATCGCCCAGGCCGAACGCCTGGTAGGCATGATCAAGTACGAAATCAAGGCAGGTACATTCAGTTATGCACGCCACTTTCCTGACTCGCCCAAGATCAAGACCAATACCTTGGGCCACTACATCGACCTATGGCTCGATATCAAACGAAACGAAATGGCTCCCTCCGGCTTCCGGACTTACAAAAGCAAGATCGAAACTCATATCAGGCCACGCTGGGGTAACAGTCAGGCGGATTCAATCGATCACCTGGACCTACAAACTTGGGTACAGCAGACGTTAATGCCCAAGCTGCACAACAAGACGGTGCGAGAAATCGTCAGCATCCTCCGTCAAGTGTTCGTGATCTACCGCACCCGCAACCGTACCGCTCATGATCCATCGGAGGGCATCGTCGTGAGACTGCCGGATCCGGACGAAGCTGACCCGTTTGATCGTGATGAGATTGCCAAGATTCTCAGCGGAGACGAAACCAAACAGCAGGAACTGAACCTGGCCAAGTTCATGATCTGGGCTGGCCCTCGCGTTTCAGAGGCAATGGCGCTGGCTTGGGATGATGTGGATCTGAAAGCCGGAACAGTAAAGTTTCGACGCTCGCAGGTGCGGGGGCACTACAAGGTGACCAAAACGCGCCGCTCAACCCGTGAGGTACAGCTACTCAAGCCCGCGCTGGAGGCTTTACAGGCTCAGGCGAGGTTCACGGCGAAGCGTGACCCAATAAAAATCGAAGTCACCGACCGCGATAACAAGACGATTAAACGACAAACGGTACGGTTTGTATTCCATAAGTCCACCACAAACGAGGCCTGGACCAGTTCAGACGTGCTGATCAAGACCTGGTGGAGTAAACACCTTGAGGATGTAGGCGTTCGATACCGTGGCCCAAACAACTGCCGCCACACATACGCGAGCCAGATGCTCAGCACCGGGGTTGTGCCACTCGATTGGATTGCAGATCAAATGGGCCACACATCTACCGCCATGATCTGGCGGCACTACGGCAAATGGATCAACAAGGACGGGCCAGACATGATCGGCCTGCTGGACCGTGCGCTACAGCCTTAA
- a CDS encoding ABC transporter ATP-binding protein: MAEIRLQNLAHSYSREPKGAADYAIREMNHVWEQGGAYALLGPSGCGKSTLLNIISGLLSPSHGEVLFDSKVVNALTPEKRNIAQVFQFPVVYDTMTVFDNLAFPLRNQGMAEPQVLSKVHEIAEVLDLHPLLTKKASNLTADEKQKVSMGRGLVRDDVSAILFDEPLTVIDPHLKWKLRRKLKQIHEQFNITMVYVTHDQLEASTFADKIAVMYGGQIVQFGTPRELFERPSHTFVGYFIGSPGMNLIEVERSGDGVKFANTHLNLSAALNQRLDALDYQQLKIGIRPEFVHLWDVASSDMPDTASAADTAGSDAFHAEVVHVEDLGTYKILTLNLDGQPLKVRLQEDQVVPKQRASVSFPAQWLMVYADDFLVSADVQGARHESA; the protein is encoded by the coding sequence ATGGCTGAGATCCGCTTGCAAAATCTTGCCCATAGCTACAGCCGCGAGCCAAAGGGCGCTGCTGACTATGCGATTCGCGAGATGAATCATGTCTGGGAGCAGGGCGGTGCTTATGCGCTGCTCGGGCCATCAGGCTGCGGTAAATCGACACTGCTCAATATCATTTCCGGGTTGCTCAGCCCTTCCCATGGCGAAGTGCTGTTTGATTCGAAAGTGGTCAATGCGCTAACCCCGGAAAAGCGCAATATCGCCCAGGTTTTCCAGTTTCCGGTGGTGTACGACACCATGACGGTGTTCGATAACCTGGCATTTCCGTTGCGCAATCAGGGGATGGCTGAGCCGCAAGTGCTGAGCAAGGTGCACGAGATTGCTGAGGTTCTGGATTTACATCCGTTGTTGACGAAAAAAGCCAGCAACCTGACCGCAGACGAAAAACAAAAGGTTTCGATGGGCCGGGGGCTGGTGCGTGATGACGTATCGGCGATTCTGTTTGATGAGCCGCTGACGGTGATTGACCCGCACTTGAAGTGGAAGCTGCGGCGTAAGCTCAAGCAGATCCATGAGCAATTCAATATCACCATGGTTTACGTCACCCATGATCAGTTGGAGGCTTCGACCTTCGCCGACAAGATTGCGGTGATGTATGGCGGTCAAATCGTCCAGTTTGGGACGCCCCGAGAATTGTTTGAGCGGCCAAGCCATACCTTTGTCGGTTATTTCATCGGCAGTCCGGGCATGAACCTGATCGAGGTTGAGCGCAGTGGAGACGGGGTCAAGTTCGCCAATACCCACCTCAATCTCAGTGCGGCGCTCAACCAGCGCCTCGATGCCCTTGATTACCAACAGCTGAAAATAGGTATCCGCCCCGAGTTTGTTCACCTTTGGGACGTGGCGAGCAGCGATATGCCAGACACTGCATCGGCGGCAGATACCGCAGGCAGCGACGCCTTCCATGCCGAAGTGGTTCACGTCGAAGACTTAGGGACTTACAAGATCCTGACCCTGAACCTGGATGGCCAGCCGCTCAAAGTGCGCTTGCAGGAGGACCAGGTCGTGCCTAAGCAGCGCGCCTCAGTCAGTTTTCCCGCGCAGTGGTTGATGGTTTACGCCGACGACTTCCTTGTGTCGGCAGACGTGCAGGGGGCTCGCCATGAAAGTGCATAA
- a CDS encoding carbohydrate ABC transporter permease: MKVHNNKAWWLVLPVFLLVAFSAVVPMMTVVNYSVQDIFDSSSRFFVGVDWFKQVLRDSRLHDSLLRQFIYSGCVLLIEIPLGIAIALTMPTKGRWASLCLIVMAIPLLIPWNVVGTIWQIFGRADIGLLGWSLNALGISYNYASNTSDAWVTVLVMDVWHWTSLVALLCYSGLRAIPDVYYQAARIDRASSWAVFRHIQLPKLKSVLLIAVMLRFMDSFMIYTEPFVLTGGGPGNATTFLSQTLTKMAVGQFDLGPAAAFSLVYFLIILLVSWLFYTAMTHTDKNR, encoded by the coding sequence ATGAAAGTGCATAACAACAAGGCCTGGTGGTTGGTGCTGCCGGTATTTTTGCTGGTGGCATTCAGCGCTGTGGTACCGATGATGACCGTGGTCAATTACTCGGTGCAGGATATTTTTGATTCATCCAGTCGATTCTTTGTGGGTGTCGACTGGTTCAAGCAGGTGCTGCGTGACTCGCGTCTGCATGATTCTCTGCTGCGCCAGTTTATTTATTCCGGATGCGTGCTGCTGATCGAAATTCCGCTGGGCATTGCGATTGCCCTGACCATGCCGACCAAGGGGCGCTGGGCGTCATTGTGCTTGATCGTGATGGCGATTCCGCTGCTGATTCCTTGGAACGTGGTGGGTACCATTTGGCAGATTTTTGGTCGCGCTGACATCGGCTTGCTCGGGTGGAGCTTGAATGCGCTGGGTATCAGTTACAACTACGCCTCCAACACCTCAGATGCGTGGGTCACTGTGCTGGTAATGGATGTCTGGCATTGGACCTCGTTAGTCGCGCTGCTGTGTTATTCCGGGCTGCGGGCGATTCCCGATGTGTATTACCAGGCCGCGCGTATCGATCGCGCGTCATCCTGGGCGGTGTTCCGCCATATCCAGCTGCCAAAGCTGAAAAGTGTGTTGCTGATCGCGGTGATGCTGCGCTTTATGGACAGCTTCATGATTTACACCGAGCCATTTGTGCTCACCGGCGGTGGCCCCGGTAATGCGACCACTTTCCTCAGTCAGACCTTGACCAAGATGGCGGTCGGCCAGTTCGACCTTGGCCCAGCCGCGGCATTCTCGCTGGTCTACTTCCTGATCATCTTGTTGGTGTCGTGGTTGTTCTACACCGCCATGACCCACACCGATAAGAACCGCTGA
- a CDS encoding ABC transporter substrate-binding protein encodes MFENNNKTRHSMALAALLALSGLSGAAWADAYEDAAKKWMASEFSPSTLTPEQQLAELKWFIKAAEPFRGMTINVASETIATHEYESKVLAKAFSEITGIKLTHDLMQEGDVVEKLQTQMQSDKNIYDGYINDSDLIGTHFRYGKAVAISDMIANEGKDFTSPTLDLPDFIGISFTTGPDGKLYQLPDQQFANLYWFRADWFERADLKAKFKEKYGYELGVPVNWSAYEDIAKFFSEDVKEIDGQKVYGHMDYGKKDPSLGWRFTDAWFSMAGGGDKGLPNGLPVDEWGIRVDGCRPVGSSVARGGATNAPAAVFATQKYVDWLRQYAPPEAQGMTFSEAGPVPAQGNIAQQIFWYTAFTADMTKPGLPVVNADGTPKWRMAPSPKGPYWEEGMKLGYQDTGSWTFLKSTPEKQRLAAWLYAQFVTSKTVSLKKTLVGLTPIRESDINSQAMTDIAPKLGGLVEFYRSPARVQWTPTGTNVPDYPRLAQLWWQFIAEAASGDKTPQEALDGLAAAQDTMLGRLERANVLGECGPKLNEARDPQYWLDQPGAPKPKLANEKPKGETVNYADLLKSWEQARK; translated from the coding sequence ATGTTCGAAAATAACAACAAAACCCGACATAGCATGGCGCTGGCAGCCTTGCTGGCGTTGTCCGGACTAAGTGGTGCGGCCTGGGCCGACGCTTACGAAGATGCGGCAAAAAAATGGATGGCAAGTGAGTTCAGTCCCTCGACACTCACGCCTGAACAGCAACTGGCCGAGCTCAAGTGGTTTATCAAGGCCGCCGAGCCGTTTCGTGGCATGACCATTAACGTGGCGTCTGAAACGATCGCCACGCATGAGTATGAATCCAAAGTGCTGGCCAAGGCCTTCAGTGAAATCACTGGGATCAAATTGACTCATGACCTGATGCAAGAGGGGGACGTGGTTGAAAAACTGCAAACTCAGATGCAATCAGACAAAAACATCTATGACGGCTACATCAACGACTCTGACCTGATCGGCACACACTTTCGTTACGGCAAGGCCGTGGCGATCAGCGACATGATTGCCAACGAAGGCAAGGATTTCACCTCGCCAACCCTGGATCTTCCCGATTTTATTGGCATATCGTTCACCACCGGGCCGGATGGCAAGCTGTACCAACTGCCCGATCAACAGTTCGCCAACCTCTACTGGTTTCGCGCTGATTGGTTCGAGCGGGCTGACCTGAAAGCCAAATTCAAAGAAAAGTATGGCTATGAGTTGGGCGTGCCGGTCAATTGGTCAGCCTATGAAGACATTGCCAAGTTCTTCTCTGAAGATGTCAAAGAGATCGACGGTCAGAAAGTCTATGGCCACATGGATTACGGCAAAAAAGACCCATCGCTCGGCTGGCGATTCACCGATGCCTGGTTCTCGATGGCGGGCGGCGGCGACAAAGGATTGCCCAATGGTTTGCCGGTCGATGAGTGGGGCATTCGGGTAGACGGTTGCCGCCCAGTCGGCTCCAGCGTTGCGCGTGGCGGTGCTACCAACGCCCCGGCAGCAGTCTTTGCCACCCAGAAATACGTCGATTGGCTGCGTCAGTACGCGCCACCAGAGGCGCAGGGCATGACCTTCTCTGAAGCCGGGCCAGTGCCAGCGCAGGGTAATATCGCTCAGCAAATCTTCTGGTACACAGCCTTTACCGCTGACATGACCAAGCCTGGTTTGCCGGTGGTTAATGCTGATGGCACACCAAAGTGGCGGATGGCGCCTTCACCAAAAGGTCCGTACTGGGAAGAGGGCATGAAGCTCGGTTATCAAGACACCGGCTCTTGGACGTTCCTCAAGTCGACACCTGAAAAGCAGCGTCTGGCCGCTTGGCTATATGCGCAGTTCGTAACCTCGAAAACCGTGTCGCTGAAAAAGACCCTGGTTGGCCTGACGCCAATTCGCGAGTCGGATATTAACTCGCAGGCAATGACTGACATTGCACCGAAACTTGGCGGCCTGGTTGAGTTCTACCGCAGTCCGGCTCGTGTGCAGTGGACGCCAACCGGTACCAATGTGCCCGACTACCCGCGTCTGGCGCAGCTCTGGTGGCAGTTTATCGCTGAGGCAGCCAGTGGCGATAAAACCCCGCAAGAAGCACTGGATGGTTTGGCAGCAGCTCAGGACACCATGCTCGGGCGTCTGGAACGAGCCAATGTGCTCGGTGAATGCGGGCCTAAGCTCAACGAGGCGCGTGATCCACAGTACTGGCTGGATCAGCCGGGCGCACCAAAGCCGAAACTGGCTAATGAGAAACCTAAAGGCGAGACGGTCAACTACGCCGACCTGCTGAAATCATGGGAGCAGGCGCGTAAGTAA
- the folD gene encoding bifunctional methylenetetrahydrofolate dehydrogenase/methenyltetrahydrofolate cyclohydrolase FolD, translating into MTAQLIDGKAIATRIRQQLATRVAERRQQGLRAPGLAVILVGSDPASQVYVSHKRKDCEEVGFISQAYDLPADTSQDALAELIDQLNEDPAIDGILVQLPLPEHLESSLILERIRPDKDVDGFHPYNIGRLAQRMPLLRPCTPKGIMTLLESTGVDLYGLHAVVVGASNIVGRPMAMELLLAGCTVTVTHRFTKDLARHVGDADLLVVAAGKPGLVKGEWVKPGAIVIDVGINRQQDGKLIGDVVYETALPRAGWITPVPGGVGPMTRAGLLENTLHAAEHLHK; encoded by the coding sequence ATGACCGCACAACTGATTGACGGCAAAGCGATCGCTACCCGCATTCGCCAGCAACTCGCCACACGTGTCGCTGAACGGCGCCAGCAAGGTCTGCGAGCGCCAGGCCTTGCAGTGATCCTGGTTGGTAGCGACCCAGCCTCTCAGGTTTATGTCTCGCACAAACGTAAAGACTGTGAAGAAGTAGGTTTTATCTCGCAGGCCTACGATCTGCCTGCTGACACCAGCCAAGACGCGCTGGCGGAACTGATTGATCAATTAAACGAAGACCCGGCGATCGACGGTATTTTGGTTCAGCTACCACTGCCGGAGCACCTTGAGTCATCGTTGATCCTTGAACGCATCCGCCCAGATAAAGACGTTGACGGCTTCCACCCATACAACATTGGCCGTCTGGCCCAACGTATGCCGCTACTGCGGCCCTGCACGCCAAAAGGCATCATGACCCTGCTCGAAAGCACCGGCGTTGATCTGTATGGCTTGCATGCAGTTGTGGTTGGCGCCTCAAATATCGTCGGTCGACCAATGGCTATGGAGTTGTTACTCGCCGGCTGCACCGTCACCGTGACTCATCGTTTCACCAAAGACCTGGCTCGCCACGTGGGTGACGCAGACTTGCTGGTTGTTGCCGCTGGCAAACCGGGGCTGGTTAAAGGTGAATGGGTTAAACCCGGCGCTATCGTGATTGATGTCGGGATCAACCGCCAGCAAGACGGCAAGCTGATTGGCGATGTGGTCTATGAGACTGCCCTGCCCCGCGCCGGCTGGATTACGCCAGTGCCAGGCGGCGTAGGCCCAATGACCCGCGCAGGCTTGCTGGAAAATACCTTGCATGCGGCAGAGCATCTGCACAAGTAA
- a CDS encoding ABC transporter ATP-binding protein, with the protein MSLTLEHVSRTVDNQVYIDDACLSFEPGSFNVLLGRTLSGKTSLMRLMAGLDRPSKGRILMNGADVTAIPVRQRNVSMVYQQFINYPTLSVFENIASPLRQARCSEAEIAEKVHATAKMLRIEGLLKRFPLELSGGQQQRTAMARALVKDASLILFDEPLVNLDYKLREELRQEMRELFAARHTIAIYATTEPNEALALGGTTTILHEGRVIQSGNTPEVYHCPQQVLAAELFSEPPINMLPGQISGTEVSFADTVYFPLTPDLQQLEQGEYRFGVRPSHIGLMPSNDDDLELAVTVDLAEISGSETFLHVRAEQFSLVLHLPGVHEYDVDTPILIYIPTHKLFVFDVQGQLKQAPARRTGRAA; encoded by the coding sequence ATGTCACTTACGCTGGAACATGTCAGCCGTACGGTTGATAACCAGGTTTACATCGACGATGCCTGTCTGAGTTTCGAACCCGGTTCATTCAATGTGTTACTGGGGCGTACGCTGTCTGGCAAGACCAGCCTGATGCGGCTTATGGCGGGCCTTGATCGCCCAAGCAAGGGTCGAATCCTGATGAATGGGGCGGATGTCACCGCTATTCCAGTGCGTCAGCGCAATGTGTCGATGGTTTACCAGCAGTTCATCAATTATCCGACGCTTAGCGTATTCGAGAATATCGCTTCACCATTGCGTCAGGCGCGTTGCTCGGAGGCCGAAATCGCTGAGAAGGTCCATGCCACGGCCAAGATGCTGCGGATCGAGGGCTTGCTCAAGCGCTTTCCATTGGAGCTTTCTGGAGGCCAGCAACAGCGCACTGCGATGGCCAGGGCGCTGGTTAAAGACGCATCGTTGATTCTCTTTGATGAGCCGCTGGTTAACCTCGATTACAAATTGCGCGAAGAGCTTCGCCAGGAGATGCGTGAGCTGTTTGCTGCGCGCCATACCATCGCCATCTACGCGACTACTGAGCCGAACGAAGCGCTGGCGCTTGGCGGCACAACGACTATTTTGCACGAGGGGCGGGTGATCCAGAGTGGCAACACGCCTGAGGTTTACCATTGTCCACAGCAAGTATTGGCTGCAGAGCTGTTTTCGGAACCGCCGATCAATATGCTGCCTGGACAGATTAGCGGCACCGAGGTGAGCTTCGCCGATACTGTGTATTTCCCACTGACGCCAGATCTGCAGCAGCTTGAGCAAGGTGAATACCGGTTTGGTGTGCGCCCAAGTCATATTGGTTTAATGCCTTCCAATGATGATGACCTAGAGCTTGCGGTTACGGTTGATCTTGCAGAAATAAGCGGCTCAGAGACCTTCTTGCATGTGCGCGCAGAGCAGTTCTCGTTGGTGCTGCACCTTCCTGGTGTACACGAATACGACGTTGATACACCGATTCTGATCTATATCCCCACCCATAAATTATTTGTCTTTGATGTTCAGGGCCAGCTTAAGCAGGCACCGGCACGACGTACCGGGAGGGCTGCCTGA